A stretch of Lactuca sativa cultivar Salinas chromosome 6, Lsat_Salinas_v11, whole genome shotgun sequence DNA encodes these proteins:
- the LOC111901156 gene encoding uncharacterized protein LOC111901156 — protein MALSTISHGYAPADTTSGGDDSPIYQLLLDRCRSLETSYTNLQEQFHMLEQEHASSYNHGTLLQKEVIPSRSGISPFSGWSNVPDALPVGFSYKRALDQLGHAVYVSKAISRTIIYWNRSAEKLFGYEDYEALGQTVTDLLIYDEFQTSSEKILERVRSGQSWAGQFPFRKRSGVTFMALVNKSPLYEDGELVGIVTVASDATIFNKIKSENPRTYEEDPTNGQNRTTKGLNFKKLQWHPPQQLSSFVSNLTSKDILRKGGGQNRHTRDSSVDMDGNIADLEKPPKAPPTKRGFGFSLFKKTTGAEIGEDEFSEPNNYAAKMFSKLNIQRTSNIQQEGSSDGSESHNAVNMSSFQQRSTTAAPCNTSFVAEYEEDGFSYEQNGGFEEAKPVHQLNISAFQFTRKELEVENDLNFVDDCEIRWEDLIFKEEIGHGSFARVYRGIWNGSDVAVKVYFGNQYSEKALQDYNKEIDIMKRLRHPNVLLFMGSVCSQDKLAMVTELLPRGSLFNVLHNSGNSLDIRRRLRMAADVARGMNYLHHRNPPIVHRDLKSSNLLVDKNWSVKVGDFGLSKLKHATFLTARSGRGTPQWMAPEVLRNEPSNEKSDVFSFGIILWELVTQCIPWSNMNPLQVVGVVGFMDRRLDLPENLDPSLSSIIQDCWQSNPELRPSFEDIMQRLPGLIQNLN, from the exons ATGGCTCTGTCAACCATTAGTCACGGCTATGCTCCGGCGGATACTACCAGCGGCGGTGATGATTCACCGATTTACCAACTTCTCCTCGACCGTTGCCGGAGTTTGGAGACAAGTTACACCAACCTCCAAGAGCAATTCCACATGCTTGAGCAAGAACATGCTTCATCTTATAATCATGGAACTCTACTTCAGAAAGAAGTGATTCCTTCACGATCCGGTATTTCGCCATTCTCAGGCTGGAGTAATGTCCCGGATGCTTTACCCGTGGGTTTTTCGTACAAGAGAGCGTTGGATCAGTTAGGTCACGCTGTTTACGTGAGCAAAGCTATCAGTCGAACGATCATTTACTG GAATCGTTCTGCTGAGAAACTGTTTGGCTACGAGGACTATGAGGCGCTTGGGCAAACAGTCACAGACTTACTTATTTATGATGAGTTTCAAACATCTTCAGAGAAGATCTTGGAAAGGGTAAGGTCTGGTCAAAGTTGGGCAGGTCAATTTCCTTTCAGGAAGAGATCGGGTGTGACATTTATGGCTTTAGTAAACAAGAGCCCGTTATATGAAGATGGTGAGCTTGTTGGTATTGTTACAGTTGCTAGTGATGCAACTattttcaataaaataaaatcagaaaacCCAAGAACATATGAGGAGGATCCTACTAATGGCCAAAATAGAACAACAAAGGGGTTAAACTTCAAGAAACTTCAATGGCATCCACCACAGCAGTTATCATCTTTTGTTTCCAATCTG ACCTCGAAAGATATCTTGCGAAAAGGTGGAGGGCAAAATCGTCATACACGAGATTCATCTGtggacatggatgggaacatCGCAGATTTAGAGAAGCCTCCAAAAGCACCT CCCACAAAGCGTGGTTTTGGTTTTAGCCTCTTTAAGAAAACCACTGGTGCTGAAATTGGAGAGGATGAATTTTCTGAACCAAATAACTAT GCagcaaaaatgttttcaaagttGAACATTCAAAGAACTTCAAACATACAACAAGAAGGTTCAAGTGATGGCTCAGAAAGCCATAATGCAGTGAACATGTCAAGTTTTCAACAAAGATCAACAACTGCAGCTCCCTGCAACACATCTTTTGTTGCAGAATATGAAGAAGATGGATTTTCTTATGAGCAAAATGGGGGTTTTGAGGAGGCAAAACCAGTTCATCAGTTGAATATTTCAGCTTTCCAATTTACAAGAAAAGAATTGGAGGTTGAAAATGATCTCAACTTTGTAGATGATTGTGAAATCAGATGGGAAGATCTTATTTTCAAGGAAGAAATTGGGCATG GATCATTTGCAAGGGTATACCGTGGAATATGGAATGGATCA GATGTTGCTGTTAAAGTATATTTTGGTAATCAATATAGTGAGAAGGCTTTGCAGGACTACAATAAAGAG ATTGATATAATGAAGAGACTCCGTCATCCAAATGTGTTACTTTTCATGGGATCTGTATGTTCACAAGATAAACTTGCCATGGTCACAGAGTTACTACCCag GGGAAGCCTTTTTAATGTTCTACACAATAGTGGTAACTCTTTAGATATTAGACGACGTTTAAGGATGGCTGCTGAtgtt gCAAGAGGTATGAACTATTTGCACCACAGAAATCCTCCAATTGTACACAGAGACCTCAAGTCTTCAAATCTTCTTGTTGACAAGAACTGGTCTGTGAAG GTTGGAGATTTTGGCTTGtcaaagttaaaacatgcaaCCTTTTTAACTGCTAGATCGGGGAGAGGCACA CCTCAATGGATGGCACCCGAAGTTCTTCGTAATGAACCTTCAAACGAAAA ATCCGACGTGTTTAGTTTTGGAATCATACTCTGGGAATTAGTCACACAATGCATCCCTTGGAGCAATATGAATCCCCTACAG GTTGTTGGAGTTGTGGGGTTCATGGACAGGCGGTTGGACTTACCAGAGAACTTAGACCCGTCCCTCTCCTCTATCATCCAAGATTGTTGGCAAAG CAATCCGGAGCTTCGTCCATCTTTTGAGGACATTATGCAGAGACTCCCGGGCCTAATCCAAAATCTTAATTAA